One window of the Thermasporomyces composti genome contains the following:
- a CDS encoding aldo/keto reductase, protein MEQRYLGRTGLRVSRLGLGTMTWGRDTDEHEARDQLTAFVEAGGTLIDTSADYADGDSERLLGRLIGTLVRRDEVVLATKAGVCSHMGGVDVSRRTLLDQLDASLDRLGVDSVDLWQVSAWSNDVPVEETLAAMDFAVSSGRARYVGLCNYSGWQTGFAAAYQAAWPGRAPIASTQVEYSLVERGIEREVLPAARALGLGVLAWSPLGRGVLTGKYRTGTPADSRAASPHFERFVGVHLDPASRRIVDAVCRAADGLGLSPIEVALAWVRDRPGVTAPIVGARTAAQLRGSLTVEEVELPVEITAALDDVSALPMGYPERWEPTF, encoded by the coding sequence ATGGAGCAGCGCTATCTGGGCCGGACCGGCCTGCGGGTCTCCCGGCTGGGCCTCGGCACCATGACATGGGGCCGTGACACCGACGAGCACGAGGCACGGGACCAGCTGACGGCCTTTGTGGAAGCCGGTGGCACGCTCATCGACACATCGGCTGACTATGCCGACGGCGACAGCGAGCGACTCCTAGGCCGCTTGATCGGCACCCTCGTGCGGCGTGACGAGGTGGTGCTGGCGACGAAGGCTGGCGTGTGTAGCCACATGGGAGGGGTGGACGTCTCCCGTCGAACGTTGCTCGACCAGCTCGATGCCTCGCTCGACCGGCTCGGGGTCGACTCCGTCGACCTGTGGCAGGTCAGCGCCTGGAGCAACGACGTCCCGGTGGAGGAGACGCTCGCCGCGATGGATTTCGCGGTGTCGAGCGGACGGGCGCGCTACGTCGGTCTGTGCAACTACTCCGGCTGGCAGACCGGCTTCGCCGCCGCCTACCAGGCCGCCTGGCCCGGCCGCGCCCCCATCGCCTCCACGCAGGTGGAGTACTCCCTGGTGGAGCGCGGGATCGAACGCGAGGTGCTGCCAGCGGCACGGGCGCTTGGGCTGGGCGTGCTGGCATGGTCACCTCTGGGCCGAGGAGTCCTCACCGGCAAGTACCGCACCGGCACACCAGCGGACTCCCGGGCGGCCTCGCCGCACTTCGAGCGTTTCGTGGGGGTTCACCTGGACCCCGCGAGCCGCCGGATCGTCGACGCGGTGTGTCGTGCCGCGGACGGACTCGGGCTGTCGCCGATCGAGGTGGCGCTGGCCTGGGTGCGAGACCGGCCGGGGGTCACCGCGCCGATCGTCGGTGCCCGGACGGCTGCGCAGCTCCGCGGGTCGCTCACCGTGGAAGAAGTGGAGCTACCCGTGGAGATCACTGCCGCGCTCGACGACGTCTCCGCGCTTCCGATGGGCTACCCGGAGCGGTGGGAGCCGACCTTCTGA
- a CDS encoding TetR/AcrR family transcriptional regulator: MSRRRAPRQAEAERNDRALLRAAREVLAADGAHASVAAIAARAGVGIGTLYRRYRTKEELFQRLAELALDSWNEAAEKGLAEDDPWEGLTSFVIACVESGQGSLAPLAGTIDITEEMRAKNERSDELLAALVERAHAAGVLRPDVTPVDIALLIEQLGRFPVLDQLRAQGRDDLVDLAVAARRRVIAVVLDGLRPCHTQPLPGDPPSDQLFTERWARHSAR; encoded by the coding sequence ATGAGCCGCCGCCGCGCTCCTCGCCAAGCCGAAGCCGAGCGCAACGATCGCGCGCTCTTGCGGGCCGCCCGCGAGGTGCTCGCCGCCGACGGCGCACACGCGTCGGTCGCCGCGATCGCGGCCCGGGCCGGTGTGGGCATCGGCACCCTCTACCGCCGGTACCGCACCAAGGAAGAGCTCTTCCAGCGGTTGGCCGAACTGGCCCTCGACAGCTGGAACGAGGCGGCGGAGAAAGGACTGGCCGAGGACGACCCTTGGGAAGGGCTGACGAGCTTCGTCATCGCCTGTGTCGAATCCGGACAGGGCTCGCTGGCACCGCTCGCTGGCACCATCGACATCACCGAGGAGATGCGAGCCAAGAATGAGCGCTCCGACGAGCTGTTGGCGGCCCTCGTCGAGCGTGCCCACGCCGCAGGAGTGCTCAGGCCGGACGTCACCCCTGTCGACATCGCCTTGCTGATCGAGCAGCTCGGTCGGTTCCCCGTGCTCGACCAGCTACGCGCGCAGGGACGCGACGATCTCGTCGACCTCGCCGTCGCCGCGAGGAGGCGCGTCATCGCCGTGGTCTTGGACGGACTACGGCCGTGCCACACGCAGCCACTGCCTGGTGACCCGCCCAGCGACCAGCTCTTCACCGAACGCTGGGCACGCCACTCGGCGCGGTGA
- a CDS encoding undecaprenyl-diphosphate phosphatase, whose product MEHSVGWLGALVYGLLQGLTEFLPISSSAHVRIMGALVPGWGDPGAAFTAVIQLGTETAVVVYFRNDIWAIIRTWTLSLFRPVLRRDPNARMGWFIIAGTLPIGVLGFLFQETIETALRSLVYVGITLIAFGLILGIADAIAPNRKSLDRLTFPQALLFGCAQALALIPGVSRSGGTITAGLLMGFTREAAARYSFLLAIPAVFASGFLEVLDIGEEHAPDWGPTILATIVSFVVGYLVIVYFMRYISRHSFRPFVIYRALLGTVVLSLLAFGVVTPFA is encoded by the coding sequence GTGGAGCACAGCGTCGGCTGGTTGGGTGCCCTCGTCTACGGACTGCTGCAGGGCCTGACGGAGTTCTTGCCGATCTCGTCGAGCGCGCACGTGCGCATCATGGGGGCGCTCGTACCGGGGTGGGGTGACCCTGGCGCCGCCTTCACCGCCGTCATCCAGCTCGGCACCGAGACGGCGGTGGTGGTCTACTTCCGCAACGACATCTGGGCGATCATCCGCACCTGGACGCTCTCGCTGTTCCGTCCGGTCCTGCGGCGAGATCCGAACGCGCGCATGGGGTGGTTCATCATCGCCGGCACCCTCCCGATCGGGGTGCTGGGTTTCCTGTTCCAGGAGACCATCGAGACCGCGCTGCGCTCGCTGGTCTACGTGGGGATCACGCTCATCGCCTTCGGGCTCATCCTGGGCATCGCCGACGCCATCGCGCCCAACCGCAAGTCGCTGGACCGGCTGACCTTCCCACAGGCCCTGCTGTTCGGCTGCGCACAGGCCCTCGCGCTCATTCCTGGCGTGTCCCGATCCGGCGGCACCATCACCGCCGGTCTGCTCATGGGGTTCACCCGCGAGGCCGCGGCGCGGTACTCGTTCCTGCTGGCGATCCCCGCCGTCTTCGCCTCCGGATTCCTCGAGGTCCTCGATATCGGCGAGGAGCACGCGCCGGACTGGGGGCCCACCATCCTGGCCACGATCGTGAGCTTCGTCGTGGGCTACCTCGTCATCGTCTACTTCATGCGCTACATCTCCCGACACAGCTTCCGCCCGTTCGTCATCTACCGCGCTCTGCTCGGCACCGTGGTGCTGAGCCTGCTGGCGTTCGGTGTCGTGACGCCCTTCGCCTGA
- a CDS encoding LLM class F420-dependent oxidoreductase, with translation MRLGLTLSVSDAADLAASVALAEEADRLGFDSCWASEAYGYDAATVLATVAARTRRIGVGSGVFQIPARAPAMTAMTAATLDALSQGRFRLGLGVSGPQVSEGWYGVRFADPLGRTREYIDIVRTVLARKVLAHTGTHYTLPLPDGPGKALRLATRPVRTDIPIYLAAVGPRNLELAGEIADGWLGVFVSPAYLPTSLGYVRAGWERGARPEADRAAFDIVASVPVAVGDDVDACADLVRPYAALYLGGMGSRTQNFYNALAARMGYAEQAAQVQQLYLERRHRDAARAVPVEFLDETALLGPSTRIVERLRAYAEAGVTTLALLPFGQTVEDRVNALRTTAEAWIASGVGD, from the coding sequence GTGCGCCTGGGCTTGACGCTCAGCGTGTCCGACGCGGCGGACCTCGCCGCCAGCGTCGCGCTCGCGGAGGAGGCCGACCGGCTCGGATTCGACTCCTGCTGGGCGTCGGAAGCCTACGGGTACGACGCCGCGACGGTGCTCGCCACCGTCGCGGCTCGCACGCGACGGATCGGGGTCGGTTCGGGGGTCTTCCAGATTCCGGCCAGGGCACCGGCCATGACCGCGATGACCGCGGCCACGCTCGACGCGCTGTCGCAGGGGCGTTTCCGCCTGGGCCTCGGTGTCTCGGGACCTCAGGTCTCCGAGGGCTGGTACGGCGTGCGCTTCGCCGACCCGTTGGGACGTACCCGCGAGTACATCGACATCGTCCGAACCGTCCTGGCCCGGAAGGTTCTGGCCCATACCGGGACGCACTACACCCTTCCGCTGCCGGACGGACCCGGCAAGGCGCTGAGGCTCGCCACCCGGCCGGTCCGTACGGACATCCCCATCTACCTCGCCGCCGTCGGACCTCGGAACCTGGAACTCGCTGGCGAGATCGCCGATGGCTGGCTGGGCGTCTTCGTGTCCCCGGCTTACCTACCCACCTCACTGGGGTATGTCCGAGCAGGATGGGAACGCGGCGCTCGTCCAGAGGCTGACCGGGCAGCCTTCGACATCGTCGCCAGCGTGCCCGTGGCGGTCGGGGATGACGTCGACGCCTGCGCCGACCTCGTCCGCCCCTATGCAGCGCTCTACCTCGGCGGCATGGGCAGCCGGACCCAGAACTTCTACAACGCCCTCGCCGCGCGGATGGGCTACGCCGAGCAAGCCGCCCAGGTGCAACAGCTGTATTTGGAGCGGCGGCACCGGGACGCGGCGCGTGCCGTGCCGGTGGAGTTCCTCGACGAGACGGCGCTCCTGGGACCGTCCACGCGGATCGTGGAGCGCCTGCGCGCCTACGCCGAGGCTGGCGTCACCACACTGGCGCTCCTGCCCTTCGGTCAGACCGTCGAGGACCGCGTCAACGCACTACGAACGACAGCCGAGGCGTGGATCGCCTCTGGTGTGGGGGATTGA
- a CDS encoding AraC family transcriptional regulator, translated as MDVLSDVVTAMRTGRPHSSRTRKHGRWGIRFAPFAGAGFHVVLQGSCWLPPRNGEPVQLGVGDVVCLPHGRGHGLADSPSTPLVDAGAAPETGVPPSAPPAGSAADPSASTVLLCGAYFLDQARPHPLLTELPEFIHLPTRIGRQTALRTAIDLLGTELDQSGPGTDAVLAALLDMLLLYALRAWYAEQGGSDASSGWAAALADPVVRTALEHMHRDPSRKWTLAGLARTANVSRATLARRFTALAGQPPLAYLTWWRMTCAARRLRATDAPLAAIASSCGHSSEFAFAKAFKREFGMAPGSYRQRGRAGADACPGGPHSAVPPARPSPFDSGRLP; from the coding sequence GTGGACGTGCTCAGCGACGTGGTCACCGCGATGCGCACCGGCCGACCGCATTCGTCGCGCACCCGCAAGCACGGCAGGTGGGGAATCCGCTTCGCACCCTTCGCCGGCGCGGGGTTCCACGTCGTGCTGCAGGGCTCCTGCTGGCTCCCCCCGCGGAACGGCGAGCCAGTGCAGCTCGGGGTCGGCGACGTGGTGTGCCTTCCGCATGGACGAGGTCACGGCCTGGCCGACAGCCCTTCGACCCCGCTGGTCGACGCCGGCGCAGCGCCCGAGACCGGCGTCCCGCCGTCTGCTCCGCCAGCAGGGTCCGCCGCCGATCCGAGCGCGTCCACGGTGCTGCTGTGCGGCGCGTACTTCCTGGACCAGGCACGGCCTCATCCGCTGCTGACCGAGCTGCCGGAGTTCATCCACCTCCCCACCCGCATCGGGCGCCAGACGGCGCTGCGCACCGCGATCGACCTGCTCGGCACTGAGCTGGACCAGTCGGGGCCGGGGACGGACGCGGTGCTGGCAGCCCTGCTGGACATGTTGCTGCTCTACGCCTTGCGAGCCTGGTATGCCGAGCAGGGCGGTTCGGACGCGTCGTCGGGATGGGCAGCGGCGCTGGCCGATCCGGTGGTGAGAACGGCACTGGAACACATGCACCGCGACCCGTCCCGGAAGTGGACCCTCGCCGGCCTGGCCAGGACCGCCAACGTTTCCAGGGCGACTCTCGCGCGCCGGTTCACGGCGTTGGCCGGTCAGCCGCCCCTGGCGTACCTGACGTGGTGGCGCATGACCTGCGCGGCGCGGCGGCTCCGGGCCACGGACGCGCCGCTCGCCGCCATCGCCTCCTCGTGTGGCCACTCCTCGGAGTTCGCCTTCGCCAAGGCGTTCAAGCGCGAGTTCGGCATGGCGCCCGGCAGCTACCGGCAGCGAGGACGGGCCGGCGCCGACGCCTGCCCCGGCGGGCCACACTCAGCGGTGCCGCCCGCGCGTCCTTCGCCATTCGACAGTGGACGCCTACCCTGA
- a CDS encoding histidine phosphatase family protein gives MATLLLIRHGRTKANADGVLAGWTPGVGLDEVGREQVERLAGRLDRIPLAALVTSPLERCQQTAAAVAALDGHPPSVVDERLGEVRYGDWEGKSLKVLAKDPLWKAVQRHPSAVRFPGEGGESLRAMAERAVGAAREWDARVEADHGPDAIWAAVSHGDVIKAIVADALGLHLDQFQRIVIDPCSISVVRYTPLQTFVVRVNDTGSDLSSLVVPRRRRRRRRRGEADSDAVVGGGAGAGGAGRSRE, from the coding sequence ATGGCGACGTTGCTCCTCATCCGGCACGGGCGGACCAAGGCCAACGCCGACGGCGTCCTGGCCGGATGGACTCCAGGGGTCGGTTTGGACGAGGTGGGGCGCGAACAGGTGGAGCGGCTCGCCGGCCGGCTCGATCGCATCCCGCTGGCGGCACTCGTGACGAGTCCGCTGGAGAGGTGCCAGCAGACCGCCGCCGCGGTCGCCGCCCTCGACGGGCATCCGCCGTCGGTCGTCGACGAGCGGCTCGGTGAGGTCCGGTACGGCGACTGGGAAGGCAAGTCGTTGAAGGTCCTCGCCAAGGATCCGCTGTGGAAGGCCGTCCAACGCCACCCGAGCGCGGTGCGGTTCCCGGGCGAGGGTGGGGAGTCGCTCAGAGCGATGGCGGAACGGGCGGTCGGCGCCGCACGCGAGTGGGACGCGCGGGTCGAAGCCGACCATGGCCCCGACGCCATCTGGGCGGCGGTGAGCCACGGTGACGTCATCAAGGCGATCGTCGCCGACGCTTTGGGCCTGCACCTGGACCAGTTCCAGCGAATCGTGATCGACCCCTGCTCGATCAGTGTCGTGCGGTACACCCCGCTGCAGACGTTCGTCGTCCGTGTCAACGACACCGGCAGCGACCTGTCGAGCTTGGTCGTCCCACGTCGCCGCCGGCGGCGGCGCCGGCGCGGGGAGGCCGACAGCGACGCGGTGGTGGGCGGCGGCGCGGGGGCCGGGGGCGCTGGCCGATCGCGGGAGTAG
- a CDS encoding M20/M25/M40 family metallo-hydrolase, translated as MTNDASGHAAQPAGAGADVEHRPDAEVVEICRDLIRIDTSNYGDDRGPGERQAAEYVAGKLAEAGLEPTLLESEPLRTTVVARWEGADPSLPALLVHGHLDVVPAVKADWSVDPFAGEVKDGCLWGRGAVDMKDFDAMVLSVLSARTRAGRPPRRPVVLVFTADEEAGGRKGAHWLVDHHPELLEGCTEAVGEVGGFSVTVRDDLRFYLIQTAEKGMAWMRLRARGTAGHGSMRNDDNAVTELAEAVARIGRHRFPPRITPPVKAFLAEVSEALGVDIDPESDDVEVTLARLGSVARMIGATLRNTANPTMLDAGYKVNVIPGEATAAVDGRFVPGGQEEFLATIDELIGDKVTREMINLDSAPETEFAGALVDAMRTSLAAEDPQGRAVPYLMSGGTDAKAWHRLGIRCFGFAPLKLPPDLDFVGMFHGIDERVPVESLRFGARVLDRFLDLA; from the coding sequence ATGACGAACGACGCGAGCGGCCACGCGGCGCAGCCGGCTGGTGCCGGCGCGGACGTCGAGCACCGACCCGACGCGGAGGTCGTGGAGATCTGCCGGGACCTGATCCGAATCGACACCTCCAACTACGGAGACGATCGCGGCCCGGGGGAGCGCCAAGCCGCCGAGTATGTGGCCGGCAAGCTCGCCGAGGCCGGGCTGGAGCCGACCCTGTTGGAGTCCGAGCCGCTCCGCACCACCGTGGTCGCTCGCTGGGAGGGCGCCGATCCGTCGTTGCCAGCCCTGCTGGTCCACGGCCACCTGGACGTGGTGCCGGCGGTCAAGGCGGACTGGAGTGTCGACCCGTTCGCCGGCGAGGTCAAAGACGGCTGCCTCTGGGGGCGTGGTGCGGTCGATATGAAGGACTTCGACGCCATGGTGCTGTCGGTGCTGTCGGCGCGCACCCGCGCTGGCCGGCCGCCACGGCGTCCGGTCGTCCTCGTCTTCACCGCCGACGAGGAAGCCGGCGGCCGGAAAGGCGCCCACTGGCTCGTCGACCATCACCCTGAGCTCCTCGAGGGATGCACCGAGGCGGTAGGGGAAGTCGGCGGCTTCTCCGTCACGGTGCGCGACGACCTTCGCTTCTACCTCATCCAGACCGCTGAGAAGGGCATGGCCTGGATGCGGCTGAGAGCCAGGGGGACGGCGGGGCACGGGTCCATGCGCAACGACGACAACGCGGTCACCGAGCTGGCCGAGGCGGTCGCTCGCATCGGGCGGCACCGATTCCCGCCCCGCATCACGCCCCCGGTCAAGGCCTTCTTGGCCGAGGTCTCAGAGGCGCTGGGAGTCGACATCGACCCGGAGTCCGATGACGTCGAGGTAACCCTCGCCCGACTCGGCTCCGTGGCTCGGATGATCGGGGCGACCCTGCGCAACACCGCGAATCCGACCATGCTGGACGCTGGGTACAAGGTCAACGTCATCCCCGGTGAGGCCACCGCGGCGGTCGACGGGCGGTTCGTCCCCGGCGGACAGGAGGAGTTCCTCGCCACCATCGACGAGCTGATCGGCGACAAGGTCACACGCGAGATGATCAATCTCGACAGCGCGCCGGAGACGGAGTTCGCGGGAGCGCTGGTCGACGCGATGCGGACGTCGTTGGCGGCGGAGGACCCGCAGGGGAGGGCCGTGCCCTACTTGATGTCGGGCGGCACCGACGCCAAGGCCTGGCATCGCCTCGGCATCCGATGCTTCGGGTTCGCTCCTCTCAAGCTGCCGCCCGACCTGGACTTCGTCGGGATGTTCCACGGCATCGACGAACGCGTACCGGTGGAGTCGCTGCGGTTCGGCGCGCGCGTCCTCGATCGTTTCCTCGACCTGGCCTGA
- a CDS encoding erythromycin esterase family protein: MDITTHAVDGAAVMSLLPARPRLLALGEPTHGEDVLLTVRNELFRQLVEQEGYRTIALESDCVRALVVDDYVTSGTGTLDDALKRGFSHGFGASPANRQLVRWMRAYNDGRPSSDQVRFAGIDGPLEITAAESPRGALIALHRYLASYLDADLLGYDDQTLDRLLGTDEEWTNPAAMLDPSQSVGQTPEAAKLRQLADELASLLDTELPHLSAVSSPEDLERARLYARTAVGLLRYHFWMADASPRRMERLLRVRASMMAANLRALAERGPALVFAHNAHLQRHKSTMRMGEVSLGWWSAGSIVGADLGEDYAVVVTAVGTIRHRGVEAPPPDTVEGLLYTLPEERCVADARRLATFLSGVRLAPRESPWHGYAPLDPANLAAYDAIVFVKDVPEGPSWWPPA; this comes from the coding sequence ATGGACATCACGACCCATGCCGTCGACGGCGCCGCCGTCATGAGCCTGCTGCCGGCTCGACCGCGCCTGCTCGCCCTTGGCGAACCCACCCACGGCGAGGACGTCTTGCTCACCGTGCGCAATGAGCTCTTCCGGCAGCTCGTGGAGCAGGAGGGCTACCGAACGATCGCGCTCGAGAGCGACTGCGTACGGGCGCTCGTCGTCGACGACTACGTGACCTCGGGCACCGGCACGCTGGACGACGCCCTCAAGCGCGGCTTCAGTCACGGCTTCGGAGCGTCCCCCGCCAACCGGCAGCTGGTGCGCTGGATGCGCGCGTACAACGACGGCCGGCCCTCCTCCGACCAGGTGCGCTTCGCGGGCATCGACGGGCCACTGGAGATCACCGCTGCCGAGAGCCCTCGAGGAGCCCTCATCGCCTTGCACCGCTACCTCGCGTCCTACCTCGACGCGGACCTGCTCGGGTATGACGACCAGACCCTCGACCGCCTGCTGGGCACCGACGAGGAGTGGACCAATCCAGCCGCGATGCTGGATCCGTCCCAGTCGGTCGGCCAGACACCGGAGGCCGCGAAGCTGCGGCAGCTGGCCGACGAGCTGGCGAGCCTCCTCGACACCGAGCTGCCGCACCTGAGCGCGGTGTCCTCCCCGGAGGACCTGGAGCGGGCCCGCCTCTACGCCCGAACTGCCGTCGGCCTGCTTCGCTACCACTTCTGGATGGCCGACGCCTCACCGAGACGAATGGAGCGGCTGCTGCGGGTGCGGGCGTCGATGATGGCGGCCAACCTGCGCGCGCTCGCCGAGCGGGGCCCGGCCCTGGTGTTCGCGCACAACGCGCACCTCCAGCGACACAAGAGCACGATGCGCATGGGCGAGGTGTCGCTGGGCTGGTGGAGCGCTGGGTCGATCGTGGGCGCCGACCTGGGTGAGGACTACGCCGTCGTGGTCACCGCCGTCGGCACGATTCGCCACCGCGGTGTCGAGGCTCCACCTCCGGACACCGTCGAAGGGTTGCTCTACACGCTGCCAGAGGAACGGTGCGTCGCGGACGCGCGGCGCCTGGCCACCTTCCTGAGCGGGGTGAGGCTCGCTCCTCGGGAGTCTCCGTGGCACGGGTACGCACCACTGGATCCGGCGAACCTGGCGGCCTACGACGCGATCGTCTTCGTCAAGGATGTCCCGGAGGGGCCCTCGTGGTGGCCACCAGCGTGA
- a CDS encoding DUF5703 family protein produces the protein MAEYETHQLQLPRTVSRRVVRQLLVDRAERGGWELLRVRVHPDGRRVVTLRRRIIRVTKTMPPTGAWASAL, from the coding sequence ATGGCGGAGTACGAGACTCATCAGCTGCAGCTGCCGCGCACCGTCTCTCGGCGGGTGGTGCGGCAGCTTCTCGTCGATCGGGCAGAGCGTGGCGGATGGGAACTCCTCCGGGTCCGGGTCCATCCTGACGGCCGCCGGGTCGTGACGCTCCGGCGGAGGATCATCCGAGTCACCAAGACCATGCCCCCGACAGGAGCCTGGGCCTCCGCGCTGTGA
- a CDS encoding SCO1664 family protein: protein MPPADALSLLREGRLEVEGRLVSASNATFYCSVSLDGQTAAGVYKPVRGERPLWDFPHGSLARRELATYLVSEASGWHLVPPTVLRDGPFGEGMVQLWIDHDPDKGVVDVVPRHQVPEGWRRVLEAYDAEGEEVSLIHLDDDRLRRLALFDIVVNNADRKGGHVLLASDGRVLGVDHGLCFHEDDKLRTVLWGWAGEPIPDEHLDVVRRLGCELEGELGRTLSELLRPEEITAFRARMERILAVKRFPEPGEGWPAIPWPVF, encoded by the coding sequence ATGCCGCCCGCTGACGCTCTGAGCCTGCTGCGGGAGGGCCGGCTGGAGGTCGAGGGCCGGCTCGTCTCGGCGTCCAACGCCACGTTCTATTGCTCGGTGAGCTTGGACGGTCAGACCGCCGCCGGCGTCTACAAGCCGGTGCGCGGGGAGCGACCGTTGTGGGACTTTCCCCATGGTTCCTTGGCACGCCGAGAGCTGGCCACCTACCTGGTGTCGGAAGCGTCGGGTTGGCACCTCGTCCCGCCTACGGTCTTGCGCGACGGCCCCTTCGGTGAGGGCATGGTCCAGCTGTGGATCGACCACGACCCGGACAAGGGTGTCGTCGACGTCGTTCCGCGTCACCAGGTCCCCGAAGGGTGGCGGCGGGTGCTCGAGGCGTACGACGCCGAGGGCGAGGAGGTGAGCCTGATCCACCTCGACGACGACCGGCTCCGCCGCCTCGCGCTGTTCGACATCGTGGTCAACAACGCCGACCGCAAGGGCGGTCACGTCCTGCTCGCCTCGGACGGGCGCGTCCTCGGTGTCGACCACGGCCTGTGCTTCCACGAAGACGACAAGCTCCGTACCGTCCTCTGGGGCTGGGCGGGCGAGCCGATCCCTGACGAGCACCTGGACGTGGTGCGCCGACTCGGATGCGAGCTGGAGGGCGAGCTCGGTCGGACGTTGTCCGAGCTGCTCCGCCCGGAGGAGATCACGGCGTTCCGGGCCCGAATGGAGCGGATCCTGGCCGTCAAGCGTTTCCCGGAGCCGGGAGAGGGCTGGCCCGCGATCCCGTGGCCGGTGTTCTGA
- a CDS encoding DUF3090 domain-containing protein, with protein sequence MARVVHLHDAPERFVVGTVGEPGQRTFYLQARSKNLLTTVGVEKEQVAVLAERIDAMLDEVLRLTGGRAVIPAVAPKELADDGPLDQPIIEEFRVGTLRLAWDNENERVVIEAYEVTDDDADPPPPVDEAPDADGPETLVVRITGAQARAFVQRALAVVAAGRPPCPFCGNPLDPQGHLCPRLNGYRRSA encoded by the coding sequence ATGGCCCGTGTCGTTCACCTTCACGACGCTCCTGAGCGGTTCGTCGTCGGAACGGTTGGAGAGCCCGGCCAGCGCACCTTCTACCTGCAAGCGCGCTCCAAGAATCTCCTCACCACGGTCGGCGTCGAGAAGGAGCAGGTCGCTGTCCTCGCCGAGCGGATCGACGCGATGCTGGACGAGGTGCTGCGGCTCACCGGCGGTCGTGCCGTCATTCCGGCGGTCGCTCCGAAGGAGCTCGCCGATGACGGCCCGCTCGACCAACCGATCATCGAGGAGTTTCGCGTCGGGACCCTGCGGCTGGCGTGGGACAACGAGAACGAGCGGGTGGTGATCGAGGCTTACGAGGTCACCGACGACGACGCGGATCCGCCTCCGCCGGTCGACGAGGCACCGGATGCCGACGGCCCGGAGACACTTGTCGTGCGGATCACCGGTGCGCAAGCCCGCGCGTTCGTGCAGCGCGCCCTCGCTGTGGTGGCGGCGGGACGTCCGCCGTGCCCGTTCTGCGGCAACCCCCTGGACCCCCAGGGACACCTGTGCCCCCGGCTCAACGGGTATCGGCGTTCGGCTTGA
- a CDS encoding saccharopine dehydrogenase family protein → MTISAIAVHGATGYTGRLVVAELARRGVTPVLVGRDPDRLNTVTAPGAERRVADLSDPTSLRAAFQDCAVVVNCAGPFAIHGEPVIRAAIDVGAHYVDISGEQSYVMRVFDHFDEPAERAGVTVVPMANDGGFLADLLAAVTAARIDPHDPIDEVVLAHRTGGGGGLSRGSGRTALLARDMFAGGGLVYVDGRWRADLPATCTAITFPGGPAPSTVAKAGFAEIATVPRHVAARRVEGVAEITFLARLAGLTPDVVERLPESPPEHLRTAGRFTLVAEVTGRTSRARGVVEGTDTYGTTAVVAVQAACQLVVQGACQLVVQGAKPGVLAPAQAFTAGPFLDSLTSHGIRHTVETG, encoded by the coding sequence ATGACGATCAGTGCCATCGCGGTCCACGGCGCGACCGGCTACACCGGCCGGCTCGTCGTGGCCGAACTCGCCCGCCGCGGTGTGACTCCCGTGCTCGTCGGCCGTGACCCCGACCGGCTGAACACCGTCACCGCCCCGGGTGCCGAACGCCGGGTCGCCGACCTGTCCGATCCCACCAGCCTGCGCGCGGCCTTCCAGGACTGCGCCGTGGTCGTCAACTGCGCTGGACCGTTCGCGATCCACGGTGAGCCGGTGATACGCGCCGCAATCGACGTCGGCGCGCACTACGTGGACATCAGCGGAGAGCAGTCGTACGTCATGCGGGTCTTCGACCACTTCGACGAGCCGGCGGAACGAGCAGGCGTCACCGTCGTCCCGATGGCGAACGACGGTGGCTTCCTCGCCGACCTGCTCGCCGCCGTGACCGCCGCGCGGATCGACCCGCATGATCCCATCGACGAGGTGGTGCTTGCCCACCGAACGGGTGGCGGCGGCGGACTTTCTCGCGGCAGTGGCCGGACCGCGCTGCTCGCTCGCGACATGTTCGCCGGCGGCGGACTCGTGTACGTCGACGGCCGGTGGCGCGCCGACCTACCCGCCACCTGCACGGCGATCACCTTCCCCGGCGGCCCGGCGCCGTCGACCGTGGCGAAGGCCGGCTTCGCCGAGATCGCCACCGTGCCCCGGCATGTGGCGGCCCGCCGCGTCGAAGGTGTCGCCGAGATCACGTTCTTGGCGAGGCTGGCAGGCCTCACCCCGGACGTCGTGGAGCGGCTGCCGGAGAGTCCACCGGAACACCTGCGGACGGCCGGGCGGTTCACCCTCGTGGCCGAGGTCACTGGGCGAACGAGCCGCGCTCGTGGCGTCGTCGAGGGCACCGATACGTACGGTACGACCGCGGTCGTCGCGGTCCAGGCCGCTTGTCAGCTCGTCGTCCAGGGTGCTTGTCAGCTCGTCGTCCAGGGTGCCAAGCCCGGTGTCCTCGCGCCCGCTCAGGCGTTCACCGCCGGGCCCTTCTTGGACTCCCTCACCTCGCACGGGATCCGCCACACCGTGGAGACGGGCTGA